Within the Gossypium raimondii isolate GPD5lz chromosome 12, ASM2569854v1, whole genome shotgun sequence genome, the region ttgaggCACTTTGGGTTCGATTGTTACGAGAGAAGTTTTTTACTTGGTTCCCACGAACATTGATAGACCTAGGCACTCCAATGTTTGGCAATCACTTTCTTGAGTGAGGAAGAAGGTGCACATCAATGTCATTTGGTGGTAATGGTTGCACTTGCCGGTTTTGGTTGGATAGATGGATCGTTAATATTGATCCGCTTTTTAACTATGTTGAGGGTCAAGTTATTGGGGTGAAAGATATCACGGTTGCGAACATGATGGCAGAAACATAGTTGATCGCACACAAGGTTGTTCGGTTCCATCTGATGTACTTGGAGGAGATGCAGTTAGTTTGGGTAGTTCCCTATTGGGGCAGTTCTCGTTACCTCACTTGTATCAGGACTTTGCTATTAACAACTAGGAAAAGGAGAGACTGATTTGGAAGCGGGTTTGGAAATTGGCTATGCCGCAACGAGTGCGTTAGTTTATATGGTTAGTGTTGCGACGGAGAATTCTTACTAATGAGAAGCGTCATCATCGGTGTTGATGAATATTAGTGAATCCATAAGAGTTGCGAGGGAGAATCCATATTGTAGCCTATGCCAACAGTCTACTAAGTTGGTATTGCATGCCGTTCGCCACTGCGAGCCTGTTAGGGCGATTTGGCGCTTGGTTGTTTGACCGATCAACTCGACATGTTCTTTACCAAGCTGCTGGCTGCTTAGATAAGGGAGAATATTAGTGAAGTGGCTCGCATTGGAATATTATTGGGGCAGATTTGGGAGAGGCTAAACAGGtatattttttagaatgaaAGCAAGTCGAAGTCAAAGGTTGCTAGGCACTGTTGGGCGGAGGCCATGTCTCATGGGGTGGTCATGGTACAAGCTAAACCCGATGGTGGAAACGTGACCGGGGCTGGTTACTGTATGCCGTTGAGTGGTTGAGTCAAGGTAAACATCGATATTGCTATAGATGTTGCTTCAGGCACGGTTGTTGTAGGGGGTTGATTCGAAACTCTTACGGGAATTGGCTATCTGGGTTCAAGCGAAGCATTGGACAGATCTCTGTGCTATGGGCAAAGTTTCAGGAGATGATTGATGGCTTGCGGGTAGCATAGGGTAAAGGGTACTGTCAGGTGATCTTGGAGAATGATAATTTGGAAGCTACACGGGTAATAACGGATGGGTCTGTTGGTATCACTGCCAACAGCTCGATGCGACACATTCAAGGTTTGTTGGCGTTGCAATGGGAGGTGCCGATGCAACATGGTTGTGGACTTTGTGGCCAAGGCGTTTCACAAGAAAGGTGCTGCCCTTCAGCGGTTCGAGAATCCGATACCAAGGTGTTGGGCGATACTAGCTCGGGATATAGGGCGCAATAGTCCGTAGTGGTGTTGCAACTTTCTTGTTTCAAACCaactgttttatttaaaaattcatattaacAATATATCAAAATAGATTATATGAGACTGTGATTTCCTATTATCTTTTATCTCtttctaataaaataatgacaaattagattttttttctcctgatttttagctttttagttagatttaaacttttttttgaaaaaaattaaaaatcaagagaaaaaatatgatttattattgaAACAAGATAAAAATAACGCAAAATCATAGTTTCATATAATTCATTCGATAGGCAacattaggggtgagcattcgatcgaattgaatcgaattgaaaatttttgagttaatcgagttttcgaatctcattttatcatcctaactttatttgaagttttctcgaatcgagtcgagtgagatggaattcgaatcgaatcgaatcgaatatatttgttcgagttaaattttaaaaaataattttgggtccttgtaactattgtcacccatcgtaataaaatctATCcaccttaattaaattttttattaactttcatcacctcataatttatttattaatttttatatcttggttagcttctttgcttgcttagttgtttcaattatcttgattcttatcactatatattttggaattaaaaatatattaaatgtaaaaatatgatttttaataaattttattttaaaaataaaatgtgaaattgataccaatataaaattttaacacgaatattttatggcataactaataattcaattttaatataaatattcaatatgactaaacaattcaataatataaataatataaaatgtgaaatttaatttaataatataaatagtagatataaataaaattattactatttatgtttagtgattttttttgggataattttgattttttatttcagaGCAAatggtgagaagtaaaagtttaggggaaaaataaaaagttttggagaataaaagtttgagggaaagtaaatagtgagagtaaaattttggagggaaaatattaaaaaaaaattggagaggggagggtttgggatagatgggaggtgggatgggaatggaataaaaattttagaggaaaagtgagagggagtaaaaattttgggggaaaataaaaggttttgagggtttttgagagtaaaattttgagaaaaagtaattgggagagtaaaattttggtggaaaatggattttgggtagattggggggttgggaggggaggggagtaaacgTTTTGGgagaaagtgggaaggagtaaaagttttgaaagaaaagtaaaaaggtttgggagtttggggtaaaaatgtaaaatattatagtttgatattcgaattattcgagttattcgaattcgaaaactcaactcgattcgaactcgaaattcgaaaaaaaattcgagttgattcgaataactcgattaactcgaataactcgattcgtttaactcgaaattcgaatttttttcgattttttcgagtcaaatcgagttttgctcacccctaggcAACATGCATTTGAttgaaatcattattttaaaattaatttattctgAAAAGACCCCAAAGCCCAAATGAGTCCGAAGTACTAGTCAACAAAGAAGCCCAGCTAAGTAGAATCTGGCTTTCTTGCAGGGTCCATTTTAACACTGTAGATTAGGGGTTTGGCTTCTCCAGTTCTAGGGTTTTTCACCATTTTTCCTAAATGAagacttaatttatttttctcatcaGTGACTTCCTTCCACTCTCTTCTCTACAACCCATTTTCATtctctttgaaaaaaaaatgccaCCATTAACGTCTCTGCAACTCCGTCGGCTGCTTCACCGTTGCGTCTCTTCGCCTTCTCCCTTTCAACCCCATGCTTTGCTTTCCCCGAAACCTCAATTTACGCCCACCCATTTCCCCAAATTGCCATTTGTGATCTCTAAACCCTTCTCCACCCAGAACCCTAGCCCTCAAACCCCAGATCCGGTTGCTTTATCTCTTTCGGCTGAACTCCTCAAGGACCCTTCTTTAGACCCTCTCGCTATCACCCCTAGACTCCAGCTTCACTTTTCTCACATCAAACCAACCCCTTTGTTAATCTCCCAGACCCTCAATCTCTCCCCTGAAGCTGGCCGAACCGTTTTAGGGTTTAACGATTGGGTTTTATCGGACCCCGATTTCAACCACACCGATGAAACGCTTTCGTTTTTCGTCGATTATTTCGGTCGAAGAAAAGATTTCAAAGCTGCCCACGATCTCCTTGTCAATCACAAGTCTGTTGCCGGGCCTAAAACTCTTAACTCCTCCATTGATAGGCTGGTTCGTGCTGGCAGGCCAACTCAAGTTCTGGGGTTTTTCGAGAGAATGGAGAAGGATTATGGTTTCAACAGAGATAAAGAATCACTGAAGTTGGTAGTGGAGAAATTGTGTGAAAATGGCTACGCGAGTTATGCTGAGAAATTGGTGAAAGACTCAGCCAACGAGATATTCCCGGACGAGATGATATGTGACTTATTGATCAAAGGTTGGTGTGTTGATGGGAAGCTGGAAGAAGCCAGAAGATTAGCTGGGGAAATGTATAGGGGAGGTTTTGAGATCGGTACAATGGCGTATAATGCAATGCTTGATTGTGTTTGTAAGCTTTGTAGGGAAAAAGATCCATTTCGACTTCATTCGGAAGCTGAGAAAGTTCTGCTTGATATGGATTTTAATGGGGTTCCAAGAAATGTGGAGACTTTTAATTTGTTGTTGAATAACCTTTGTAAGATTAGGAAAACTGAGGATGCAATGAAGTTGTTTTTTAGGATGGGGGAGTGGGGATGTTATCCGAATGCAGAGAGTTATTTGATTATGATTCGTAGCTTGTATCAGGCTGCTCGAATAGGAGAAGGAGATGAGATGATCGACGGGATGAAATCTGCTGGATTTGGTGATCAGCTTGGCAAGAAAGAATATTATGGATTTCTGAAGATTTTGTGTGGGATTGAAAGGGTTGAGCATGCCATgagtgtttttaagaaaatgaaggCTGATGGGTGTGAACCTGGCATTAAGACTTATGATTTGTTAATGGGGAAATGGTGTGCTCATAATCGGCTAGATCGAGCCAATGCACTCTACAATGAAGCTCTGAAAAATGGGGTGCCAGTGGAACCTAAGCCGTATCGTGTTGATCCAAGATATATGAAGAAAACTAAAGCtgtgaagaaggagaagaagagggAGACTTTTTCTGAGAAAATGGCTAGGAAGAGGAGACGGCTCAAGCAAATTCGACTGAGTTTTGTAAAGAAGAGTAAAGGAAGAATGCGCAGTGcctaaacttaattttttcCTTACTGAAAATTTAAGTGAAATGACAATGTCAATTGGAATTTGAGGTTCTTTTCTGATCTTTGTTCATTCgtctttttatgatttatgttGTAAAATTTCAGTTCTTGTTTTTACTCTAATATTGGCaacattagaaataaaaattgttccgagtaattcattttactcaatCTAAGACCTTACAACAGGAGGATTGATAGTTTAGGTCTTGAGTTGTGACAtgcatttttagttttcaagAATCTTTCAAATAGAATAGTTGGACAAACATTGCAGATGCAAAATATATATGACTTTGATCTTAGGACATTgctattttctaaatttactgCAAGGTGACCGTGCAACCCTGTCCCTCATCAGTGTACCAGGCAatgaaaattaaaccaaaaaattgcCTTCCTATTGGCTGTGTCACCCATTGGTTATGATGTATTGCCAGCGAAATCATAATGGTCAATTGCGAGTGTCGATCCCTAGGATCTATTTTATTTGTCTTCTTCtggtttatatttgaaataggTTTGAGTTTGGCCTTTCTTACAGGTTCCATGTTAGTGTTATGGTTATTCTGAGTGCTTAGATTGCAGAATTTATAAGCAAAATCTGTGCCTGCTTTTGCTATTCTGTTGATAAACTGATACAATGTTGGAAATGTTGATTTATCATATAGTAAAGATAGCATATTCTAGTTCCgtgtttgcattaaaaatgtAGGAATTTGCCTATGTTTGGAGATAAAGagttatgtaaatattaagtgAAAGGCACGAAATGGGCAATATCATAATGCAGATGGTTAAGCTTCCGTACCGTTTTAGGTCTTTCAGCCTCCTATTTGTTGCCAAGGCAGTAGCTTACCAGCTTCTCAGTAAACTACTGACTTTATACCCCTTTTTGAGGGTCTTTTGGTGGCTGAGCCTGTAAAAGGTAGAAAACTAGCTACTAGCGGGGAACCGGAGTTGATATTCTGAGGTGCACCAATGATGCTTAAGTTAATAAATGTTGGAGGGGCAAGATAGGGAAATTTAGacatatagtttttaaaatatgactCAGAACGCAGTATCTTTCATTTATATTTGGTATGGTCCATTTAGCTAACGGGTATAATGGTTGGTCTGTTTCCTCGAGGCCTGAAAGCTCATCTTAAGCGAAGGCCGGTTGAATTTGGTCTCTGAACTCGTTTAGGTTTCAAGTACTGTGATATCTACAGAGGACCCTAGTTTACGCTAACCATGAGATTTCAGTGCTGTAATTTGATGGAAATGTTTGAATTCAAGAAATGAAAACTCCCTACGGCACTAAAAGTTGCAGTGGCATCCATGTTTCAGGGTGTATGAAGTTATGTGGCTTGAACATTTTGAAGCAGATAGATGGCAAACCAGAGACGTCAGCACCTTTGGGAGTATAGTGTGTTTTTGTTCTGATATTGGTATGTATACATGCTAGTATGAACTGATTCCATAGGTAGGCTTTGCCAAGTCAGATGAATTAAGTTGTACAGATCATCCCATGTGCTCAGGATTTCCCTTCCAGAATCGAACAGAGCTGTCAATCACACTGAATCAGAATGCAGGCTGAGTGAAATGGGGGGAGAGGTCTTGTTGGTCGGAGTTCCTTTGGAGGAAAAGAAGGTTAAGAGGGTGTTTGGAGTTTGCACTTTGACCCTAAGTGGTAAGGGTGGGAAGAGAGATGGGAGGTCTAATCCAACCGCTTTGCCATTCTTTCTATTGTTTATTGTTAATAAACAAATCCAGATAAAAGACTTTGAGATTCCATAATTAAAGGACAAATAACAATTGGATCGCTTTTGTTTAGTGTGTATTTTTATACAGATAAAAATCACATGCAAAGGTGCTAACATGTGGTAGCTTTCAAGCATGTGATGGGAGGGCTTTTCTTAATTTTACCTTTTGATTCATTGA harbors:
- the LOC105764724 gene encoding pentatricopeptide repeat-containing protein PNM1, mitochondrial, with product MPPLTSLQLRRLLHRCVSSPSPFQPHALLSPKPQFTPTHFPKLPFVISKPFSTQNPSPQTPDPVALSLSAELLKDPSLDPLAITPRLQLHFSHIKPTPLLISQTLNLSPEAGRTVLGFNDWVLSDPDFNHTDETLSFFVDYFGRRKDFKAAHDLLVNHKSVAGPKTLNSSIDRLVRAGRPTQVLGFFERMEKDYGFNRDKESLKLVVEKLCENGYASYAEKLVKDSANEIFPDEMICDLLIKGWCVDGKLEEARRLAGEMYRGGFEIGTMAYNAMLDCVCKLCREKDPFRLHSEAEKVLLDMDFNGVPRNVETFNLLLNNLCKIRKTEDAMKLFFRMGEWGCYPNAESYLIMIRSLYQAARIGEGDEMIDGMKSAGFGDQLGKKEYYGFLKILCGIERVEHAMSVFKKMKADGCEPGIKTYDLLMGKWCAHNRLDRANALYNEALKNGVPVEPKPYRVDPRYMKKTKAVKKEKKRETFSEKMARKRRRLKQIRLSFVKKSKGRMRSA